The genomic region CTTAAAAGGAGCAAAAGCATGAGTAGCAGAGAGCATATGCAGATCTGACTGGAAGTTTAGTTAGAACATTTTGAAATTGAAGAGATTTTTTTCTACTGCTATGTGGGTTATTTATGCAAGATAAGGATAATGAAAAAGATGCTTTTTATCAGAATGTTGTGTATGATTTTAAAGCTTAGATGCCGAAACAAGTTCATTATGTCTGCCGGATACGGCTTACCGGCACCGATGAGGCAAGCCAAAGTAAATAAATGGTAAGGAGATGGTTTTATGAGAGCCTATGTTTTACATACAAGTAGTTAGAAATAGTATTGTCTTTCATAGAATTGTTGAAAATGAAGAATGACACAGCAAAGAAGTTTAACAAAAAATCAAAATGGTCTGAAATCAAAAAAGGGGGACTTTAGCGATGAGGAAAAGAGTTTTAAAAAGTATTGCATTGGTTCTGATGATAATATTCATTTCATCAGGAGTATCTTGTAGTAAAAAGGCTGATAATAATTCGACCAAGAGCGGTAATACAAAGGATGAGTATGATAAGATTCCAATGGAGATAAGTGCCGAGATATTCGATAGAGGCCAAGTGTTACCTGAGGAAGGGAGTTATGAGGAAAACAGATGGACAAAATATATTAATGAAAATTCAGGGGTTAAAGTGACTTGGGTACCTGTTTTGAGGACTCAAACAGAGCAAAAACTCAATTCTCTAATTGCAGTAGGGCAGGCTCCCGATCTTATGTGGGACTATGGTACGAATTTTTTGCTGACAAGGATCAATCAGAACGTTATTCAACCGATTGATGAGTATATTGAAAAATACAGTACTTCATATAAAGCATATATAAAAGCGCATCCTGAATTATTGCCCTATGTAACTAAAAATGGGAAAATGTATGCTGTTACGAGCAAGAGAGGTATAGATGTAATAGCAAACCATGGCATGGTAATCAGAAAGGATTGGCTTGATGAATTGGGATTAAAGATGCCGACAACCGATGAAGAACTTTTAAAGGTTGCAGAAGCATTTAAAAATAATGATCCAGATGGAAATGGCAAAAACGACACATATGGTTTTGCATATAACTATAACTTAGATGGTATAATACAGGCCTTTTATAATTGTATAAATTATCAATGGTATATCGAAAACGGAAAAGTCAAGTATGGAACAACTTTAGACAGATACAAGGAAGTGCTTGCATTCCGGAAAAAGCTGTTTGAAGAAGGCTTGATTGAAAAAGATCCGGGAAAGAGCTATGAAAATGAAAAACAGTTGTGGATCAATGGAAAAGCCGGTATATACATGGGTGGATATGCGCCACCTTATTACAGAGATTTCAAGAAGAATAATCCTAATGCTGTGGTGGAGCCGTTAGAATCAGTTTCTACGAAGTATGGCAGAAATGGTTTATATCAGGAGCCGCCTGCAAACAGGCTGATAGTTTTTAACAAGAACATGAAGAATCCCAAGGCTGCTGTAAAATTGCTGGACTGGATGATAGATAAAGGCTGGTTTACAATAATGTTCGGTGTTGCAGGCCAAAACTATAAAATGGTTGACGGATTACCGAAAGCCATAGATGCCGACAAAAACCAGAAGGAGTTGCAGTACAGCACGGAGTATGCATTAATAAATAACTGGGATCCGAAGCCGGAAGCATTCAAAATAATGTCCGCGGATGACCCGATTGCTAAAGAGGAAGCGGATTTAAAGGGAAGAGGCATTCAGGTGGCAATGAAGAATGTTTTCAGAAGGGATATACCGTATGCTCCGACATTTGACGATTTATTAAAAGGCACAAATGAAAAGTTCCAATTCAGCACAAGCGGTATCATAAACAAAGTCATTACAGGAGGAAGCCAGTATACTCCCGAGTGGGGAATGGAACAGATACAGGCAACATGGAAGAAGCAGGGCGGAGAAAAAATGGAGCAATTGATGCAGGCATGGTATGAAAAGAATTTTAAAAAATAGATAATTCATGAAAGATTATTTATTGTCTATTGTTTAACAAGGCTTTTCAGGTTATACAGAATTGATTATCTTGTGGGGATGAAAGACAATGCATCAGATAATGCCTTTTATCCTCACATAAAAAAATAAAATGCCTATATATAATTGCCGGCATTTTGTTTTTTAAAAGATGGGAGAGGGAGAGCTGATTATGATAGAAATGAGCGATATAGAGCATAAATTATTTTTTGAGGAATTAAAAAGACACAATAAGGAGTATGATCCTGAAGTCATGATGATAAAGAGACCTTTTTCATCTCCAGGATATCATACTACGCTAAAAGGTGGCTATGTCCATCCGACGCGGGATTCACTAACTTATGCTGTCGCGCTATTTGACAGCGGAATCGACGATAACGAGAAAATTGCCATGGATATTGTAAAGAAAGTCATATCACTTCAGGATACTAATCGGTCAAATAAAACATATGGGATATGGTCATGGTTTTATGAAGAACCGCTAAGTAAGATGTCTCCTCCTGACTGGAACTGGGCAAACTTTTGTGGAAAAGAATTGCTGCAGATACTCTTAGACTATTCAAACGATCTTCCTGATGATTTAGAAAAAAGTATAAAAAATTCGATAATACATGCATGCAATTCGATAATAAAACGAAATGTGAGCATAGGTTATACGAATATTGCGATTATGAGTGCATATGTAACGATTTTAGCCGGTGAATTATTAGGTGAGAAAAAAATATTTGACTTTGGCAGGAATTATTTAAAAAGGTTCTACGATTATACAATAAGTATCGGGGCATTTACAGAATATAACAGCCCTACATATACGATGATTGCGTTGGAGGATCTATCAAGAATGCTCAATCAGATAAAAGATGAAGATTGTCTTAAAATGGTCGGCGAGTTAAGCAATATGGGATGGAAATGTGTGGCTGAACACTTCCACGCCCACACAAATCAATGGGCTGGTCCTCATACGAGGTGTTATAAAACTCTGCAGGATGATTTATTCCTGTCAAAAATACAGCTTGCAACTGGGGGAGCCGTAAAATTCCTGGATGATGAAAAACTGAGAATCACCATAGATTTTCCGCGCATAAAGTTAAAGTGTCCTGAAGAATACGTTCATTATTTCAGGGAAGATAAAGAACGTCTAATAGTCCAAACATTTAATAAGGGGAAAAAGCTTCACTTGGCAACAAGCTATTTAGCAAAAAATTTTGCACTGGGTTCATTTAATGTTTCTGATTTATGGAACCAGCGAAGAGCGCTCGTAGCATATTTAGGAGATAGCGATAACCCTGTTTATTTTTATCTGAGATGTTTGCACGATGGATATGATTATTCTTCCGCCGTACTCCACTCGGTGCAATATAAGGGGGATTTATTGGGTATAATTGATTTTGCAACGAATGGCGGAGATACCCATTGCAATCTGGACATGATCAAGGATGCGACGATAAAAGCCAGGGATTTCAGGATAAGGTTTGAATTCGGCGGGGCAATAGACGGCATACAATTGGATAAATCCGAGAATACGTTTATATGCAAATCAAATAACGTGAATATAAAAATTCATATGCTTTACTGCTGCTTCGGAAATTTCAGGATCGATTATAAAATTGGAGAAAGAAAAGATATTAAATATGCGGATATCATTTTATACAGCGGAGATCCCATAAGTATTAGGTTTAAAGAATTGCCGCAAGCAGTTTGCGCATTTTGTTTGAACATAAACTCGGATAATGGTGGCATGCCTGAAATTATTAAAGATAAAAACAATGAGATGATAAGAGTTGAATATAACATTCATGACAGAAAATTGATGCTTGAGGCCGATATGAAAGCCAAGGGAATGTCAGAACTGTTCTTGAACAGCAAAGACAATATTACTACTCTTAAGTTGATTTAGTGGGCATGCAGCCTAAGGGTTTTTATTGTAACCAATAAGTCATAGTAAAAAGGGAGAAATATAGATGTCTAAAGGACAGAAGCATAAAAATTCACTTATAAAATATACTGATGAATTTACTGGAAAGAGAGTTACAAAATTAACACCAGAAAGATGTGTAAACCATCATCAATATTTTTATAATAAAATGTTCACTTCCGATAGCAATTACCTTATATATGGTAGCGATAGAGATGGAAATAGAAACTTGTATAAGATGAATATTATAAATGGCGATGCAGTCCAGCTTACAGAAGGAAATGGTATAAATGATTTTGGAAGCATATTATCGAATGATGACAAATACCTTTTTTTCACACGCAATAATACTATATATAAAATGAATCTTGATACGCTTGATGAAGTGCCCATATATCAAGAACCTAAGGAGTGGTCGAGTAGAACCTTTGATATAAGCGATGACAATAGGTTTATAGCTATGACTCAAATATATAAAAAAGACATAATAGAAGGGAAAGGTGACTGGTCTTCATTCGAACCACAGTGGCGTAAAAAACCTTTATGCCGAATCGTATATTTTGATATAGAGAATAATAAAGGAAATGTTATCCTTGAACAAAATTGCTGGTTCGGGCATCCACAGATAAGGCCTGGGAATAATGATACAATATTGTTCTGTCATGAAGGCCCCGGAAATCTCATTGATGCAAGACTGTGGCTTATAAATTCGGATGGATCAAATCGCAGATGCGCAAGAGAAAAGTCTGAAAATGAACTGGTTACAACTCATGAATTCTGGTTAAGAGATGGTTCGAAATTTGGATTCATGTATCGGGAGAAAGATCAAAAAACATTTTTAAAGTTTATTAATCCTGATACCCTTGAAGAAAATACTTTGATGGAGTGTTCTCATTATTTGCATTTTATTTCCAATAGAGAAGGTAGCATGATAACAGGTGATGGCGATTCATTTATATATATAATTGATGTGGCAAATAAAAAAGAGGAAAAGCTTTGCTTTCATGGTTCTCACTGGAAATCATACGGCAATACCCAGGACAGCCATCCTCATCCGTGTTTTACTCCAGATAGCATGTCGGTATTGTTCACCTCCGATAAAGACGGACTGCCTTCAATATATAAAGTCGATTTATGATTTAATGTTTTGTTGGTTTTCGAATAAATGAATGCGTCAAAAAGCATATATCGATATTGTTTTTGTTTATATAAATTGCTTAACACAATTTGCCAATGGTTTTATGGAAGGTGGAGAATTATGAATAACAAAATGAAAAAGATTTTCGCCTTGATGCTGTGTGTTGGTGTTTTATGGTCGATGCAGGTACATGTTAAAGCAGTATCTGACGTACCCCTTAAGGCTAAATTTACATATGGTTCTGGGCAGGAAGTACCTCCGGAATATTACAATTCTATGAAATATCAATATTATACTTATGTCCTCAAAAGCTATGAGGAAAAAGGTTATAAGGTGGCAAATTCACAGACTATCACAATCGATGAAAAAAGTATTAAAGTCCCAAAGGGCAAAAATATAAGACTGGAAGCAGGTATCAATGGTAGAAAAGATCCTGCATTTATATGGGATAAAGAAATGCCATGGGCTGAATGGAATTTTGACGTAAGTTCGGAAGGTTTATATGAAATTGAATTAGAATATTATATGCCTCCAGGGTCCGGCAATTCGGCAGTAAGATCAATTTACATCGATGGGCAAGTGCCTTTCTATGAATCCAATAATATAAAGTTCAATCGTATGTGGCATGATAAAGCGGAACCTGTGGTAAATAGCATTGGAGATGAAGTAAGGCCAAGCCAGGTTGAAATTTCCGGTTGGAGAAGCACTAAATTATACGACAGCTCGGGTTTTTATTCCGAACCTTTCAAGTTCTATTTTAAACCCGGTAAACATGTAGTAAGGCTTGGATATGTCGATCAGACAATTATAGTAGGTAAATTTTATATAAAACCAGCCGAGACTTTACCTGCATATGACGAGATAAAAAAGCAATATAAGGCCAATGGGTATAAGGAAGGTACTAAAACAGTTAAAATTCAAGCTGAAAAGGCGGTTATAGAAAAAAGCGATCCGACAATCAGAAGGGAGAGCAACGGAGATCCCTCCTGTGAACCTGCTTCATCAATAAATAGAAAACTGAATGTCATAGGTGATTGGAGATGGAGGCGTGGGAACCAGTCAATAACGTGGAAAATAACTGTACCGGAAGATGGATTATACAAAATCGCTTTAAGAGCAGGACAGTGGTGGAAAGACGGGCTTTCTTCATTCAGGCAAATAGCGATTGATGGCAAAGTTCCCTTTAAGGAGATGGAGGAATACGAGTTTGTATATAACAAAAATTGGCGTACCGAGGTTCTAAAAGATTCATCAGACAACCCATATCTGTTTTATTTAACAAAGGGCGACCATGCTATTACAATGACTGCAAAAATGAGTTATCTTGCTCAGATTGCACAATCTATCAATGATGATTCGCTATTGCTCTCAAATATTATAAGGGACATTATAAAAATAACAGGCGATACGCCTGACCCTAACTACGATTATGAGTTTATGGAGAAGATACCTAATCTACGGAAAGACATGGAGACTTTAACAAAGAACCTGCAGTGGAAATATGATTTTCTCAAGGAGAAGTCCCAAAAACTTCCGGCAATGGCAAATAACTTTACTACGATTATAAGCCAGATTAAAGATATGCTTAAGGACCCTTTTACAATAGCAAAAAGGATGAATGATTTAAACAGCGCTCAAACTAGCCTGAGTTCGTGGTATTTGAGCCTTCAGGATCAACCTTTGGTAATTGATTACTTTATTATCGGCGCACCTGAAGAGAAAATAACAAATTCCGGTTCAAATATATTTCAAAAGTTAAGAGCCACTTTTGATACATTTCTGGTATCTTTTAAGAAAGATTACGATAATGTAGGCAGTATATTGGACAAAAAGACAAAGGTCAATTCCGTAATAGACATATGGATTGCAAGAGGCACTGAATGGGCAGAGCTTATTAAAGAGATGACGGATGAGGATTTTACACCTGAGACAGGAATTGCCATTAATGTAAATGTTCTGCCGTCCTCGCAGCTTAATGCGGGCAGTGTAAATGCGCTTATGCTTTCTATTATGTCCGGGAAGGCTCCTGATGTTGCCCTTGGGAGTGCAAGCAACTCTCCAGTGGAATTTGCAATAAGGGATACTGTATATGATTTATCGAAATTCAAGGATTTCAAAGAGGTCTCAAAGAGATTCCTGCCAAATATTTTTATACCCTATGAATATAATGGAGGAATTTACGCATTACCGGAGACGATGGATTTTACTGTAATGTTTTACAGGAAAGATATAGTAAGCGATCTTGGGATAAAGCTTCCCAATACAAGAGAAGAATTATATGATCATGTTCTTCCGGTTTTATATCAAAACGGGCTCGAATTTTATTATCCTGTAGATTTTTCTCAGTTTATATTCCAGCATGGCGGTAGTTTTTATACGATGGATAAGAAAAAAACCGGATTGGATACTCCAGAGGCTTATATGGCATTTAAGGAATGCTCTGAATTGTATACTAATTATGCTATACCTATAGTCGCAAATTTTTATAATCGTTTCAGGACGGGAGAAATGCCAATGGGCATAGGTAACTACGGTCTTTATCTGCAGCTTTCCGTTGCAGCGCCGGAGCTCGCCGGACGCTGGGGTATCGCACTGCTACCAGGCATTAAAAAGGCAGATGGAACAATCGATAGGTCAAATGGCGGGCTTGCAGGCCAGTGCGATATGATTATGAAGCAATCAAAGCATCCTGAAGAATCGTGGAAATTTCTGGACTGGTGGACAAGCAATACTGTGCAGACAAGGTTCGCAAGAGAAATAGAAGCCACGATAGGTACAGAAGCAAGATGGAATACTGCCAATATGGAAGCCTTTGAAAATCTATCCTGGAATAAAGAGGACATTGAGGTTATCGAGGAACAATTGAAATGGGCAAAAGAGACTCCAAATGTGCTTGGTGGATATTTTACAGGCCGTCACATAAATAACGCATGGAACAGGATCGTAATAAATGGGGAGCCTGTAAGGGATTCAATCGAACAAGCTGTTGAAGATATAAACAGAGAGATGAAGATGAAGCAGGAAGAATACGGAGTTTCAGATAATGCAAAATAAGGGGGCTGCGGGGGATGAAATCGAAATTTAAAAAATGGTGGAAAAAATATTATGTTGGTTATTTATTCCTACTTCCTTTTGTAGTACTATTTGTAATTTTTGTAATAATACCTGTGCTTGTAGCACTGGGCACCAGTTTTACGAATTATAATATGCTTCAGCGTCCAAAATGGATAGGGCTTACCAATTATAAGCTGCTTTTTCTGGATGATGACGTATTTTTAATCGCACTTAAAAATACATTTGTTTTTGCATGCATCACGGGGCCTATAGGATACTTTATGTCGCTTTTTGCAGCATGGGTTATAAACCAGCTCAGGTTTCGTAAGGGCTTTGCCCTTGCATTCTATGCACCGTCCATTACAAGCGGTGTCGCGATGTCTGTCGTCTGGCTGTATTTTTTTTCAGGCGACCGCTATGGGCTCATAAATAATATATTGATAAATTTTGGGATTATTAAGGAGCCGATACTCTGGACAATGGATGCAAAATACATTATGCCTGTAATAATAGTTATATCCATCTGGATGAGCATGGGTACCGGTTTTTTGGTTTTTCTGGCGGGCCTTCAAAATATACCGAAGGAGCTTTATGAGGCAGGAGCTATTGACGGAATAAAAAACAAGTTCCAGGAACTTGTTTATATTACTCTTCCCATGATGAAACCCCAGCTGTTGTTTGGAGCAATCAATTCTGTAGTAGGTTCCTTTGGTGTATTCGATATTGCAGTATCTGTTGCGGGGATGCCAAGTCCCAATTATGCCGCCCACACGATAGTTGCCCACCTGTATGACTACGCATTTATAAGATTTGAAATGGGATATGCATCGGCAATTTCAATGGTCTTATTCTGTATAACATTTGTATTCGGACGTTTGCTAATGAAATTATTGTCTTCGAAGGATATGTAAAGAAGGAGGATATACGAATGCTCGAGAAAAATTTAAGCGCGGAGTTAAAAACATTTGAAAAGCAGCCTGAACTAAGAGTAAGAAGGATAAGTTTCAGAAAGATTACTTTTGGAAAGATAATAGTATATATATTAATGTTGCTTTTAGTATTATTTACCGCGCTTCCGCTTATATACGTGATAAATACAGCTTTTAAGCCGTTAGATGAATTGTTCTTATTTCCACCAAGGTATTTTGTAAGAAAGCCTACTACACAGAATTTCCATGATCTTCTGTTATCCCTCAGCAGTTCAACCGTTCCTTTTTCAAGATATGCATTCAACAGTTTGTTTATAACAGTTACAGTTGTATTTTGCACGGTAATAGTTTCTTCAATGGGTGCATATGGCCTGGTAAAGCATAATCCACCAGGTTCGAAGGTTTTGTTTACGTTTATAGTAGGTGCGCTTATGTTTTCAAACCATGTTACACAGATACCAAGGTATATGGTGGTAAATTATTTAGGACTTATAAACAAATATGGGGCCTTGATAATTCCGAATATAGCAGTAGCTTATAATTTTTTTCTTATGAAGCAATTTATTGAACAATTTCCAAATGAACTATTGGAGTCGGCAAGAATCGACGGGGCCAACGAATGGGCTGTATTCTGGAAAATAGCCATGCCATCTCTAACTCCGGCATGGTCGACTTTAGTGGTTTTTTCATTTGTATCAAATTGGAACGATTATTTTTCACCATTGATATTTATAACGAGCCAGGCGATGAAAACGCTTCCTCTTGCCCTTCAGACTATTGCCGGAGGACCTGCCGCCATGTCCATAGGGAGAGCAGGAGCCGTATCTGCTGCGACATTTTTAATGACAATACCTACAATAATAATTTTTACATTTATGCAGTCGAAAGTTATGGAAACTATGATGTATTCCGGAATAAAAGCATAAGGGGGAAGTCCATCATGATAATGTCTAAATGGCATAAAAAAGGCAATAGGATACTGGCGGCATTGCTTATAGCGGTTATCTTCATATTATCTGCAGCAATATCTGAAAAGCAGGCATTTGCGGCAGAAAGCGAGGATTATATTCTGGACGGTACGGTTAGAGTACCGATACCCAAGACATATGTTCTGAAAAAGGTTATAAATAATATCGGAAGCGCAGGAAAAGAAACGGGATATTTAAAAAAACCGGGTGATATTTTTATAAACAGTCAGGGATATATTTTTATAACTGATACCGGAAATAACAGGATTATTAAGATGACAAAAGAAGGTACGACTTTAAATATATTCAAAGGACCAAAGCAGAAGCCATTGAATTCGCCAGGCGGCGTATTTGCGGATGATGACGGCAATATGTATATCGCAGATACGGGGAATGGAAGGATAGTACATCTGTCGGCAGGTGGGGAGTTTGTCGAAGAATTTGTCAAACCTGATTCCAATTTGTTTGAAAGCACATTCACTTTTCAGCCGACAAAAGTTTGTATAAGCCCTACGGGCTATATTTATTCCATAGGGAACCAGTCGGTAATGCTGATGGACGCATATAATAGATTCAGAGGTTTTTGGGGACAGACCAATGTAGGTTTTAACATCGTAGAAGCGCTTGTTAGAAAATTTGCATCGAATCAGCAGAAAAAATACATAGTTAAAAGGAATCCGGCTGCATTTATTAATATCGCAATGGATGAACAAGGTATGACTTATGTGACAACCGCTGATGCTACTGAGGGAGAGATCAAAAAATTAAATTCGGTTGGTGAGAACATATATAGAAAATATGGTTCCGTTAGTAATAGCTTGAACTTATTTAATCTTGATTTTCTGACAAAAATGAATATGACTGATAAAACTTTTGTATACGGAGAACGCTTTGACGATGATGGAAAGCCGATAAAACCATATTTCGTGGATCTTGCCGTAGATAAAGCTGGTAACGTAAGTGCTATAGAAAGAAATACATGCAAGATATATCAATACGATCAGGAAGGTAACCTACTTACAGTATTTGGGGGCAAAGGTGACCAGAAAGGATCATTCGATCTGCCGTCTTCGATAGCCGTAGATAATGATGGAAATATTTACGAACTTGACATGTCCAAAAATAATATACAGATATTCGAACCGACAGATTTTATAAAACTGGTTCATCAGGCTGTAAAGATGTATTCTGAGGGCAATTATGACGCAGCATATAATGTTTGGAACAAGGTTTTGAAAATCGATGAAAATTATGACATGGCGCATACAGGTATTGCAAAGACATTTTACAAACAGAAGCGTTACAAAGAATCGATGCAGGAATATGTTTATGCAAATGACAGGAACGGATATTCCATGGCATATACCAAATACCGGCACGATATCTTCAGGCAATATTTTGGGCTGATAGTTCTGGGGATTATTTCAGTAATAATTTTTTTCAGCCTGGCAATAAAATTTTTGAAGAAAATGGCACGTAATGCTTTGACGGAATTCAGAATGCTCAATCCAAACCGTATGAGACTTGCCAATTTATTCAAATTATCAATAGCAACTTTATTTCATCCGATTGAGGCATTTGATTATGTAAAAAGCAGCAGGCATAAATTGAATTATATGCCGAGCATTATCATATTGCTGTTGGTCGTTGCAGTAAGGATTTTCTATATTTATACGGTGCATTACCCTCTTGCGGATATAGACATAAAAGATGCAAACATTGTACTCGAAGTGGTTAAACTCATTCTGCCAATAATCACCTGGGTGGTAGCAAGCTTTGCAATAACGGCAATTTTGGACGGGGAATCGACATTTGGTGAAATTTTTGTAGTTACATCCTTTTGCATGATACCTTATTTATTGATCAATATTCCCCTTCCTGTTTTATCAAATGTTTTTGCGAGAAGTGAATCCACGCTTTATGGTTTTATTTTGAATGCAACAAATATCTGGATTTTAATATTGATATTTTTGAGCGTAAAGAATATGAACAACTTTAGCATAGGTAAAACAATAGGTGTATGCATTCTGAGCGTAGCGACAATGGCTCTTTTATGGGCTATTACATTACTTATTTTTGTACTGGTGGGAGAACTGTATTTGTTTATTTTAGGATTGGTACGTGAAGTCCAGATGATACTGCTTTAAAGGAGGGAGATAGACATGAGGAAGTTTATTGTATTTTTAGTTATTTCATCAATATTGGTCTTTAGTTTTAAAACTGGATTCTGCGCTGCAAAAAGTGTTCCCGATGCATATACAAAAATAGCTGGGAATGCTAATCTTTCACTTTATTTCAATCCAAAATCTTATACGCTGGAAATAGAAGATATGCGCAATGGATATGTATGGAAGTCAGTAGTAGATGATAAGGTTTATGATATGAAAAATATCAACAGGACATGGCAAAATAGAATGAATTCATTATTTATTGTTAACTATGTATCCTTCAATGAAAAAAATTTAGCAATAAAAAAGGCTTATTCAGCAGGTAATCAGGCTGCGATAAGTTATAATAATATAGGCAATGGCATCCGCCTTAATTATGAATTTAAAAACATAAAAATCAAAATATCTCTTGAAATAAGACTTGATAAAGATTTCCTGGTAGTCAATATCCCAATGGACGGAATAGAGGAAAGCGATATAAATGGAATCGTAAGCGTTGAATTGATGCCATTTTTAGGAGCCGCAGACAGCAAGGTCGATGGGTATATATTGTGTCCTGATGGCAGCGGTTCATTGATGAAATATAAAAATGTTTATGAAAGGCCTGAAAAACTAAATGAATATAAATGGTATATATACAGTCCTGAAGATGTAAGTATCAATGATAAAAATACTGCTGATGCGGAGAATGAAAATACGAAGAGGGCAATGCTACCTGTATATGGGGTAAAAAATGGAGATAATGCTTTTCTGGCTATAGCGGACAAGGGAGAGGAGAATACCTGCATAAATGTTTCACCGGAAGGTTATACGGTAAACTTAAATAGAGCTTCCTTTGAATTTACATACAGACATTTCTTTGAAGTTATGCTTTCGAATATAACTATAAACGGCACAAATATGGCCAAGGTACCTGAAGCCACAAAAGTGGATAAAAAGATAATAAACCAGACCCATGAAGTGCGATACGCTTTTTTGGAGGGAAACGATGCGAACTACAGCGGTATGGCTAATGCATACAGAGATTATCTTATCGGTAATAATGCGTTAAAAAAAGCGATATCCGATAAAAAAATACCTGTTGCGATCGATTTCCTTATGGGTATAAAAGAAAAAAGGCTGATATTCAATAAATACGTAGTGATGACGAGCTTCAAGCAGGCAAAA from Clostridiales bacterium harbors:
- a CDS encoding YIP1 family protein; amino-acid sequence: MIMSKWHKKGNRILAALLIAVIFILSAAISEKQAFAAESEDYILDGTVRVPIPKTYVLKKVINNIGSAGKETGYLKKPGDIFINSQGYIFITDTGNNRIIKMTKEGTTLNIFKGPKQKPLNSPGGVFADDDGNMYIADTGNGRIVHLSAGGEFVEEFVKPDSNLFESTFTFQPTKVCISPTGYIYSIGNQSVMLMDAYNRFRGFWGQTNVGFNIVEALVRKFASNQQKKYIVKRNPAAFINIAMDEQGMTYVTTADATEGEIKKLNSVGENIYRKYGSVSNSLNLFNLDFLTKMNMTDKTFVYGERFDDDGKPIKPYFVDLAVDKAGNVSAIERNTCKIYQYDQEGNLLTVFGGKGDQKGSFDLPSSIAVDNDGNIYELDMSKNNIQIFEPTDFIKLVHQAVKMYSEGNYDAAYNVWNKVLKIDENYDMAHTGIAKTFYKQKRYKESMQEYVYANDRNGYSMAYTKYRHDIFRQYFGLIVLGIISVIIFFSLAIKFLKKMARNALTEFRMLNPNRMRLANLFKLSIATLFHPIEAFDYVKSSRHKLNYMPSIIILLLVVAVRIFYIYTVHYPLADIDIKDANIVLEVVKLILPIITWVVASFAITAILDGESTFGEIFVVTSFCMIPYLLINIPLPVLSNVFARSESTLYGFILNATNIWILILIFLSVKNMNNFSIGKTIGVCILSVATMALLWAITLLIFVLVGELYLFILGLVREVQMILL
- a CDS encoding DUF5696 domain-containing protein — encoded protein: MRKFIVFLVISSILVFSFKTGFCAAKSVPDAYTKIAGNANLSLYFNPKSYTLEIEDMRNGYVWKSVVDDKVYDMKNINRTWQNRMNSLFIVNYVSFNEKNLAIKKAYSAGNQAAISYNNIGNGIRLNYEFKNIKIKISLEIRLDKDFLVVNIPMDGIEESDINGIVSVELMPFLGAADSKVDGYILCPDGSGSLMKYKNVYERPEKLNEYKWYIYSPEDVSINDKNTADAENENTKRAMLPVYGVKNGDNAFLAIADKGEENTCINVSPEGYTVNLNRASFEFTYRHFFEVMLSNITINGTNMAKVPEATKVDKKIINQTHEVRYAFLEGNDANYSGMANAYRDYLIGNNALKKAISDKKIPVAIDFLMGIKEKRLIFNKYVVMTSFKQAKEILEKLSNKGIKNIQVKLDGWAKGGYGYYPVNWPPERSLGGKKGFDLLSEYVKNNDMKIFLSANFEDALSKSRGFSKRKDVIFDGAKMPVTNESKDSFLLSPQVAYNKFKNFIGNMADQNSNGIALDRIGELIYHDYNTKNPSTRSDTEEKWKAMMELASKQNGGVALNGGNLYTLKYADRLYDIPVESSHSYISDEDVPFYQMVVHGMIPYSSEPGNLFYDSTEQKLKWIEYGCMPYFQFTYKKSRELKYTDYNKLFTSYYNDWINTAADIYDEFNGKLSSIWDEYMIGHDKVDDNLYRVRYGNGTTVYINYNESDKTFDGYKIKAKDYLVIEKGGIVK